GAGAGTTCATATCAAAAGAAGATTTGAGAACTCGCTGCAAAGTGTCTAAAACAGTTATCGAAGCATTAGATAATCATGGGTGTTTGAAGGATCTTCCTGATACAAATCAGCTGTCGTTTTTTTAGGGAAATGCAATTAACCCTTGAAATAGCGGATTTTATATGATAGAATAATAGATATTAGTTATCACTAGTTATTTTATTGCAAGAGAGTAGGCCCGCCTACTCTCTATTTATTGAAACGCAACTCATGGTTGCGTTTTAATTATAATATTATGATTAATTATGTTAATAATAGTATAAAATACTAATAAAAGGAGGGTGTTAGAATGAGAAATGATACCTTGTTGCAAAAGCTTAGAAAAATCGCTTTGCCAATAGTTGAAAAAAACAATTGTGAATTATATCATTTGGAGTATGTAAAAGAAGCTGGAGAAAATTATTTGAGAATTTATATAGATAGTTCAAGTGGAATATCTTTGGAAGACTGCGAAAAAACTAGCAGAGGCATAAGTGAAATATTAGACGTTGAAGATCCAATAACAGATAGTTACTGTTTAGAAGTATCCTCACCAGGAATTGAGAGGATTTTATATGATGATAATCATCTAAAAAAATACATAGGTCAGAATGTACTAGTTAATTTAAAGAGTCTATATGAGGGAACTAAAAAACTTGAGGGCGATTTAGTAGGATTTTCTGATGTACAAATAGAAATTCAATATGATGGGAATAATATAATTATTCCAAAAGAAAATATTTCCATCGTAAGTTTAAAACCAGTGCTGTAAGGAGGAAGTTGTTAAAATGAATCAAGAATTTATTGAAGCATTGAGAGAAATTGTAGACCAAAAGGGAATTAGCGAGGATTTACTTTTTGAAACTATAGAAGATGCATTAGTTGCAGCGTATAAGAAAAATTTTGCTACGCTATCAAATAATAGTCAAGATGTAAAAGTAACAATGAATAGAGAAACAGGAGAAATACATGTCTATGGTCAAAAGACGGTTGTAGAAGAAGTTGTTGAGGATGCTAGTGAAATGTCCTTAGAAGAAGCTAAAGAGTACAGCCATAAATATCAAATAGGGGACATTGTTGATATTGAAGTTACTCCAAGAAAATTTGGAAGAATAGCTGCGCAAGCTGCAAAGCAAGTAGTTATTCAAAGAATTAAAGAAGCTGAAAGAAATATAATATACAATGAATTTATAACC
This window of the Clostridium estertheticum genome carries:
- the rimP gene encoding ribosome maturation factor RimP → MRNDTLLQKLRKIALPIVEKNNCELYHLEYVKEAGENYLRIYIDSSSGISLEDCEKTSRGISEILDVEDPITDSYCLEVSSPGIERILYDDNHLKKYIGQNVLVNLKSLYEGTKKLEGDLVGFSDVQIEIQYDGNNIIIPKENISIVSLKPVL